DNA sequence from the Myxococcus guangdongensis genome:
CTGAACGTGCTGCTCGAGGGCGCGCCGCCGGTGCAGATTTCACGGCTGTCCTCGTCGCTCAGCCATGAGATCCGCAACCCCCTTTCCTCGGTGAAGATGGCGGTGCAGACGCTCGCGAGGAACACCGCGCTGTCGGACCGGGACAAGCGGCGGCTGACCATCGCCAACCGTGAGATTCGCACCATGGAGCGCATGCTGTGGCTCCTGTCCGAGTACGGCCGCGACACCACGCCCAACCTGGACGCGCACGCGCTGCGCTCGGTCATCCAGGAGGCCCAGGGCATGGTGGCGCTGGAATTGGCCGAGCGGCGCATCGAGGTGCGCGTGGACGAGGAGGCGGAGCTGCCGCGCGTGCGCGTGGACCCCAATCGACTCCGGCCCGTGCTGGCGCAGGTGCTGCTCAACGTGGCCATGGGCCGCCCCGAGGACAGCCCCGTGGAGGTCTTCCTGAAGCGGGGCGGGCCGGGCCGGGTGCTCATGGTGCTCAAGGACCCCGCCGCCGCCCTGCCCCCCGAGGAGAGCGGCACCTTGTTCGAGCCCTTCGGCTCGCGGCTGGCGCGGGGGGCGGGCCTGTCGCTGGCGGCCCTGCGCCGGGTGATGATGGGGCAAGGAGGAGACGTGGCCGCCGAGGGCAGCGCCGAGCCCGGCATGGTGTTCACGCTGACGTTCGCCACCTGAGAGGGACGCCATGGAGACCCTCCTCATCGTCGACGACGACGTGTCGCTCCTCGAGACCTTGAAGATGCACTTCGAGGAGATCGAGCACGACAACCAGCCGCGCTACCAGGTGGCCACCGCCACCAGCGCCGCGGCGGGCCTGCGCGCCGCCCAGGAGACCATGCCCAGCGTGGTCATCCTCGACATGATGCTCCCGGACCGCACGGGCCTGGAGATCATCGAGGAGATGAAGGGGTTGTGCGGCGATGCCCGCATCATCCTGGTCACCGCGTACCACGACATGGAGACGACCATCCGGGCCATGAAGGCCGGAGCGTTCGACTACATCCACAAGCCCTTCCCGGACCCGGCCGCGCTGGACCTCGTCGTCGAGCGCGCGCTGGAGTACCGCCAGCTGTCGCGCCGCGCGGACGAGGTCAACCGCGAGAACGCCGCGGTGCGCCTGGGCGACATCGTGGGCACCAGCCCGCTGATGCAGCAGCTGGTGAAGGAGATCGGCAAGGTGACGGGCAGCCACGCCACCGTGCTGATCACCGGAGAGAGCGGCACCGGCAAGGAGCTCATCGCCCGCGTCATCCACAACTACTCGTACGACGAGCCCCGGCCCTTCATCGGCATCAACTGCTCGGCCATCGTCGACACGCTGCTGGAGAGCGAGCTGTTCGGCCACGAGAAGGGCGCCTTCACCGGCGCCACGGCGGTCAAGCCCGGCAAGTTCGAGCTGGCCGAGGAGGGCACCGTCTTCCTCGACGAGATTGGCGACATGTCGCTGATGCTCCAGGCGAAGCTCTTGCGCGTGCTCCAGGAGCGCGAGTTCGAGCGCGTGGGCGGGGTCAAGCGCATCAAGCTGCGCGCCCGCGTCATCGCGGCGACGCACCGCACGCTCTCCGAGGAGGTGGAGGCCACGCGCTTCCGCGAGGACCTCTACCAGCGCCTCAAGGTCATTACGCTCCTGATTCCCCCGCTGCGCGAGCGGCGCGAGGACATCCCGCTGCTCGTCAAGCACCTGCTCGAGCGCATCAACGAGAAGGTCCACAAGCGCGTCACGCGCGTGCCCACCGAGGTGATGGAGCGCCTCACCCGCCTGCCGTGGCGCGGCAACGTGCGCGAACTGGAGAACGTGCTCACCCGCGCCGTCGTCCTCGCGCCAGGGGATGTGCTCCGCGGGGATGATCTCCCGTCACTCGACACCCAGCCCTCACCCGACAGCGGACGGCCCCCCATCAACACCCTCATGTTCACCGCGCCCGCGGTGGACGACGCCAGTCAGATTCCGACGCTCGACGAGGCGGAGCGGATGCTGATCGCCCGTGCGATGGCCGTCACCAAGGGGCACAAGGGTCGCACCTGCCAGATTCTTGGAATCAGTCGCCCGACCCTCGAGCGCAAACTGCAGAAGTACAATCTTTCACAGGGACAGAACCCTTCAGGGCCGGGGTTCCCCGTGAAAGACGACCCGTGAACACTGTCCGGGCCGCGACAGAGGCCCGGGCGGTTTTAACGTTTCGTTCAACTTGATCAGACTGTTTGAACGTTTTGTTTCAGGTTTTGGACACAGACGGGTGGGTGCTACGGACCTCTAGCGCTAAGTACCCGGCATTCTTGGATGTGTTCCCCCTGGAGCACTTCATTCCCCGCTGGCACGTTCCTTGGAAATGGAAAGCCCCGTTGCCGCCGAAGCAGGCGGCCGCTTCTACCCCCGACTGCCTTCCACGGAGTGAATGCCATGCACGGTTTCAATCGCCCCCTCGGCCCTATCGGTTCCAACGTCGTGGCGCCGCTCCAGGCGACCAGCTCCGGGATGATGGTCACCGCGAACAAGCTGGTTCCGGGGCAGGAGGCGATCGACTTCAAGGGCTACTTCAAGGTCGAGTCCTTCCCGCACAACTCGACCATCTACCGCCCCGGCGACAACACGGACCGCGTCTATCTGCTCAAGTCCGGCCGCGTGCGCCTGATGCGCATCGGGAAGAACGGCACCCGCTCGGTGGTGTCCATCCTGCGCCCGGGCGACTTGTTCGGCGAGCTGTTCCGCCCCGAGGGGACGCCCATCGAGGAGATGGCCATCGCGGCGGGTGAGGCCGAGGTGTGGAGCATCGAGGGTCGTGACTTCCGCGCGCAGCTCGAGGCCCGTCCGGCCCTGGCGGTGGACGTGGTGCGCGCCTACGCCGAGCGCGTGCGTGCCCTGCGCAAGCGCGTGCTGGGCCTGACCTTCAAGGAAGTCCCCGCCCGTCTGGCGGACACCCTGCTGACGCTGGTGGAGGCGCACGGTGAGCGCTGCCCCCACGGCGGTGAGACGGACCTGCGCGGCATCACCCAGCAGGACCTGGCGGACCTGGTGGGCGCCTCGCGCTCGTTCGTGTCCACGCTCATCAACGAGATGAAGCGCGAGGGCGTGCTCGGCAACGTCGGCCGCATCCTCTGCGTGCGCGACCAGAAGGCCCTGCGCAAGATCGCCTCGAAGGAGAAGTGAGCCGCGCCCCGCACTCGCGGGTGTGACGGGAAGGGTGTTCAACGACGGGCCTGACCATGCGCTTGGCGTGTGGCCGGGCCCGCGTCGTTTTCTGGGGGACTTCGGGTGATGCGCGGCGCGAGCGCACGCCTGTCGTGGCCCTGCTCTCCGGTGCGGGCGACGTCGTGTGTCCCCGGATGAGCGGCTGCACGACTCGTTCAATCCGAAGCCCGTGCTGATCGAAAGTGAACGTCCGAGGCTTCCGGACAAGCCGCCATGTGGGCGTGATTTCCACGGTCGCGGACGCCACGGTGCGGGGCTGAGTGAACGAACGGGCCGCCGCGCCGGGTACACCCTGAACGCCGACGAGTGAACCTCTCCGTTCAACTCGTTCAATCCGCCCCGCGTCGCGCGAGATAGCGAACGCTCGACGGGCTGTGAGCGGCCAGAAACTTGCCGCCCGCTCGAGTCGAGCCGTCTGTCCGCGCGCACCCAGGGGACTGTCTGGCGACAGGGGACCCACGGCGTGGGGCTCACACCTTTGACGAGACGCCACGTCGCGCGAACCCCACGCGTCATGCTGGAGGTCCGTCGGGACCTCCTCCACCGGCGGCCGCGTCACGACTCGAGCGCGGTCCCGAGCGCCTCGGCCTCGGCGCGATGAGGCCCGTCCGCGTGGAGTTCCATCAAGACCGCGCCTCTCGGGCGGCCCCATCACGACTCAGGCGCGGACCTTGAGCTCCTCGACCTCGGCGCGCAGGAGCCAGTCATCCTGGAAGTCCGTCGCGGCGGCGGCGATCTGCGCCAGGCGCTCCGACTTCGCGCGCCCCGACTCACGCAGCCCGCGCACCTCGCGGTAGAGCGCCGCGAGGGACGGGTGCAGCGCCAGCGACTTGCGCTCACGCGCCTTCGACTCGCCGTCGCCCTCCGAGAACGCCTCCAGCTCACCGAACCACCGGTCCCACGTCGCCGGATCCGCGGGCCCACCCGCCACCGAGGGCAGGTGCGTGCTGAGGAAGAGCTTCGTCACCGCGGGCACGTCCAACACCCGGCCCGCGATCCGCGCGCGCAGCGCCAGCACGTCGCCTCCGCCGCCGGCGAAGCCCTCCAACTCCAACCCGCTCGACAGCGACAACTTGAACGGCCCGCGCTCCGGCAACTCGCCCGCGCCGAAGGCCACCAGCGCCGAGCCATTCCACGGCCGCGCGCCGTCCGCGTTGCCACCGCGAGACACGAGGACGGGGCCATCCAGCCGCACCAACGCCGACGTGAGCCCGGGCGCCACCGGCCCCGGCGCCAGCACCGACTCCATCACCCGCCCCGTCACCTCGCGCCCATCCGCCAGCACCAGGTGATTCACCGTGCGCGCCTCGCGCGCCACTTCCAGTCCGAAGTCCCCACCGCGCTTGAACGCCAGCGTCGACTCGAACTCCGCGAGCACCTCGAACAGGTGCTCGAAGTCGCGCGCCACGAAGAGCTGCGGCTGCATCCGGGTGATGTCGTATTCCGCGTCCGCGCACGCCACCGTGAGGGGCAGCTTGCGCACGGCCGGCGTCATACAGTGCTCCGCCTCGCCGATGCTCGACAGGATGCCCGCGCCGTAGATGCGCGGCCGCTCCAAATCGCCCACCAGGCCGTACTCCGCCGTCCACCAGTACAGGCGGCTGGCGCGCGTGCTCTCGCTCACGTAGCGACGGCTCGCGCTCGCCGCCGTCAGCCGGGCCT
Encoded proteins:
- the mrpC gene encoding Crp/Fnr family transcriptional regulator MrpC, producing MHGFNRPLGPIGSNVVAPLQATSSGMMVTANKLVPGQEAIDFKGYFKVESFPHNSTIYRPGDNTDRVYLLKSGRVRLMRIGKNGTRSVVSILRPGDLFGELFRPEGTPIEEMAIAAGEAEVWSIEGRDFRAQLEARPALAVDVVRAYAERVRALRKRVLGLTFKEVPARLADTLLTLVEAHGERCPHGGETDLRGITQQDLADLVGASRSFVSTLINEMKREGVLGNVGRILCVRDQKALRKIASKEK
- a CDS encoding aromatic amino acid hydroxylase; the protein is MTPTELTISRLPAHLRRYVVSQDYDAYTPRDHAVWRHILGKLRGHLSERAHPVYLEGLSATGINLEAIPSLDEMNERLSRLGWACVGVRGFIPPAVFTELQSMGVLAIASDIRTHEHIGYTPAPDIVHESAGHAPIIANRRYSEYLKACGLVGFKSIASLEDQAVFEAIRNLSVVKEDPDASEDEVAHAEARLTAASASRRYVSESTRASRLYWWTAEYGLVGDLERPRIYGAGILSSIGEAEHCMTPAVRKLPLTVACADAEYDITRMQPQLFVARDFEHLFEVLAEFESTLAFKRGGDFGLEVAREARTVNHLVLADGREVTGRVMESVLAPGPVAPGLTSALVRLDGPVLVSRGGNADGARPWNGSALVAFGAGELPERGPFKLSLSSGLELEGFAGGGGDVLALRARIAGRVLDVPAVTKLFLSTHLPSVAGGPADPATWDRWFGELEAFSEGDGESKARERKSLALHPSLAALYREVRGLRESGRAKSERLAQIAAAATDFQDDWLLRAEVEELKVRA
- a CDS encoding sigma-54-dependent transcriptional regulator; translated protein: METLLIVDDDVSLLETLKMHFEEIEHDNQPRYQVATATSAAAGLRAAQETMPSVVILDMMLPDRTGLEIIEEMKGLCGDARIILVTAYHDMETTIRAMKAGAFDYIHKPFPDPAALDLVVERALEYRQLSRRADEVNRENAAVRLGDIVGTSPLMQQLVKEIGKVTGSHATVLITGESGTGKELIARVIHNYSYDEPRPFIGINCSAIVDTLLESELFGHEKGAFTGATAVKPGKFELAEEGTVFLDEIGDMSLMLQAKLLRVLQEREFERVGGVKRIKLRARVIAATHRTLSEEVEATRFREDLYQRLKVITLLIPPLRERREDIPLLVKHLLERINEKVHKRVTRVPTEVMERLTRLPWRGNVRELENVLTRAVVLAPGDVLRGDDLPSLDTQPSPDSGRPPINTLMFTAPAVDDASQIPTLDEAERMLIARAMAVTKGHKGRTCQILGISRPTLERKLQKYNLSQGQNPSGPGFPVKDDP
- a CDS encoding sensor histidine kinase; its protein translation is MNAHLLQAALLAWSAGLRVTRAQGDCAAILQHPAEALVDRPLHLALGVSQERARELDRIAREDRRAVEFASAHLGGEDATPLRLTLGQEDGEACACVQDLNVLLEGAPPVQISRLSSSLSHEIRNPLSSVKMAVQTLARNTALSDRDKRRLTIANREIRTMERMLWLLSEYGRDTTPNLDAHALRSVIQEAQGMVALELAERRIEVRVDEEAELPRVRVDPNRLRPVLAQVLLNVAMGRPEDSPVEVFLKRGGPGRVLMVLKDPAAALPPEESGTLFEPFGSRLARGAGLSLAALRRVMMGQGGDVAAEGSAEPGMVFTLTFAT